A region of Halalkaliarchaeum desulfuricum DNA encodes the following proteins:
- a CDS encoding ABC transporter ATP-binding protein, translating to MADVTLDGLRKEFDRGTIVAVDDIDLEIEDGEFVTVVGPSGCGKTTTLRMVAGLEEPTAGRVLFDGEDVTDIHAKDRPVAMVFQNYALYPHKTVLENMEFGLRMSTDMAKEERHERVREMAEMMGIEELLEDSPDELSGGQKQRVALGRAIVREPEVFLFDEPLSNLDAKLRTEMRAEIQKLQKEFDVTAMYVTHDQEEAMTMGDRLAILDGGKLQQVGEPTEVYENPVNEFVAGFIGSPSMNFLEVTVERDGSAVRLTNRDVGFEFELSQEYVTGHELADTTYTLGVRPENIDISERITGEETMTATVEVVEPIGSDNYVHLDVTPDFLARSDPSIRPEPDDEVGVDFREADIHLFHPETGKDVFLSEREIEAATP from the coding sequence ATGGCGGACGTTACGTTAGACGGTCTCAGAAAGGAGTTCGACAGGGGGACGATCGTCGCGGTCGACGACATCGACCTCGAGATCGAGGACGGCGAGTTCGTCACCGTGGTCGGTCCGTCGGGATGCGGGAAGACGACGACGCTCCGGATGGTCGCCGGGCTGGAGGAGCCGACTGCCGGTCGGGTGCTGTTCGACGGCGAGGACGTCACCGACATCCACGCGAAGGACCGCCCCGTCGCGATGGTGTTCCAAAACTACGCGCTGTACCCGCACAAGACGGTGCTGGAGAACATGGAATTCGGCCTCAGGATGAGCACGGACATGGCCAAAGAGGAGCGCCACGAGCGGGTCAGGGAGATGGCCGAAATGATGGGTATCGAGGAACTCCTCGAGGACAGCCCCGACGAACTGTCCGGCGGGCAGAAACAGCGGGTCGCGCTGGGGCGCGCGATCGTCCGGGAGCCGGAGGTGTTCCTCTTCGACGAGCCGCTGTCGAACCTCGACGCCAAGCTCCGCACCGAGATGCGCGCGGAGATCCAGAAGCTCCAAAAGGAGTTCGACGTCACGGCGATGTACGTCACCCACGACCAGGAGGAGGCGATGACGATGGGCGACCGGCTCGCGATCCTCGACGGCGGCAAACTCCAGCAGGTCGGTGAGCCGACCGAGGTGTACGAAAACCCTGTCAACGAGTTCGTCGCCGGCTTCATCGGGTCGCCGTCGATGAACTTCCTCGAAGTCACCGTCGAGAGGGATGGCTCGGCCGTGAGGTTGACCAACAGGGACGTCGGGTTCGAGTTCGAACTCAGCCAGGAGTACGTGACCGGACACGAACTCGCGGACACTACCTACACGCTGGGCGTCCGTCCGGAGAACATCGACATCTCCGAGCGGATCACCGGCGAGGAGACGATGACGGCGACCGTGGAGGTGGTCGAACCAATCGGCTCGGACAACTACGTCCACCTCGACGTCACGCCGGACTTCCTGGCGCGATCGGATCCGTCGATCAGACCGGAGCCCGACGACGAGGTCGGCGTCGACTTCCGCGAGGCCGACATTCATCTGTTCCATCCCGAAACCGGCAAGGACGTGTTCCTCTCGGAACGAGAGATCGAAGCGGCGACGCCCTGA
- a CDS encoding glucodextranase DOMON-like domain-containing protein yields the protein MTDDDTTRENYTHSTHRRTVLGGLAGLGLLSTVAGAGAATNRFPASDVDLDDPTGTGSYHPGEPLFVAVGEKLWNTAWVGPEYIGDRDNLAPGSPQPSADPDNYAADDFSWSVVDRPAGSDAELTYASSLFEDRPRYDEGRDNTAEFEADVAGTYTLELDAPDGTHELTIRALPDDEDAPAGSPRLELDAAYDPDADAFEIDTNAALAPDSRADSDDLEAFFLADDRDGLSTDAISVDGVTATVPADALGGESGRVYAVVHDGDRTSVTDSVELHPDGDVHLPNRAPEWMHDGVMYQIFTRSWAGERGATTFDSLIDGDDVARGVDYLEELGIDAVWLTPIHPAVSAERDLPGGGPHGYDITDYFGVADDLAPAGTDPLSAYREFVDACHDRDIRVVLDLVVNHGGRTLPEFQDTIASQTEEPEYWPIVEEWDRDSPYFDWFDRIDTPREYEGRQLEPAPFATGFWNLQLHPNFNFDNVALREYMLAVAEFWSGEVGVDGFRCDIAWGVPHSFWKDLREVVRANNSAFLLLDEAIPNDPAFSENEFDMHFDTDGFTVPAHAVARGEAAGADLFDRVRDRRRQGFPDYSLILNAVENHDEYRVLNEALDGSRDDPKKAQRAVWAAGVTLPGVPHIYYGMERAISVNGEGRHMGEADHRDGDVHPGGKQRAFMNWSEYDEGHLDFYQSLVAAYQELDVLKPDATLSGAWYNSASDVLVFGRDAGDIDDVDGPERVVVVVNFEAGPAQVFLRPSVGGVDHVSGEDISVETLSDARAVEVETIAVLETPDLLEIGSPISEPDVESGTDYGADEYVYPTGEEYVDGAFDLAAFGVHETPDAYQFRAEIDGDLTNPWELPGGFSLQHLQVYVRDPERDDGTTVAREGVNAELAAPYQYRVVADGEHGSRVESPDGELLAAGEVKTNEVTGAIVAEVPKWAFDADVEDLSVAPLLLGYDSDAPGDVRPVEAEAGPDVFGGGRDDDANPNVIDLVVDVDIDRETALSYDSDSPAEIGYVPLVTPFEEVATFDVETGTGNGPGTYEIPTGDDYYEGAWDIDRLEVHESRDRVRFDYRFTEPLENPWEFDVGFSHQLPQVYVFDPETDDPATTQGRTATNVAFEAPYNYRVNVNPEAGAGVEDAAGEGVTRDVSVDADQHTIRFDVPKAAIGWDRETGVAIAAVVCPFDGFGEGGLRAIAAEADTHVIGGGEDGVPNPKVMDLITPEEVDRSGAFGEYDADSPPVLPYVTLGDLTREELLEAAGEPDDEDAAGETEGETDEEGDETDDETETDPETPTEPAETDTETPGFGIGAGAAAVGAAGWAAKSLAERRAGDEDDRE from the coding sequence ATGACTGACGACGACACGACACGTGAAAACTACACGCACAGTACTCATCGACGAACAGTCCTCGGCGGCCTCGCCGGCCTCGGCCTCCTGTCGACGGTCGCCGGCGCGGGGGCGGCGACGAACCGTTTTCCGGCGTCCGACGTCGACCTCGACGATCCCACCGGCACGGGTTCGTATCACCCGGGCGAACCACTGTTCGTCGCCGTCGGCGAGAAGCTCTGGAACACGGCGTGGGTCGGTCCCGAGTACATCGGCGACCGCGACAACCTCGCGCCCGGGTCGCCGCAGCCGTCGGCCGACCCAGACAACTACGCGGCCGATGACTTCTCCTGGTCGGTCGTCGACCGGCCAGCCGGCAGCGACGCCGAACTCACATACGCCTCATCGCTGTTCGAAGACCGTCCCCGATACGACGAGGGTCGGGATAACACCGCCGAGTTCGAGGCCGATGTGGCTGGGACGTACACGCTCGAACTCGACGCGCCGGACGGCACCCACGAACTGACGATCCGTGCGCTGCCGGACGACGAGGACGCGCCAGCCGGGTCGCCCCGGCTGGAACTCGATGCCGCGTACGATCCGGACGCCGACGCCTTCGAGATCGACACGAACGCCGCGCTCGCACCGGACAGCCGGGCGGATTCCGACGACCTCGAGGCGTTCTTCCTCGCCGACGACCGGGACGGGCTGTCGACTGATGCCATCTCGGTCGACGGGGTGACGGCGACCGTTCCAGCTGACGCGCTCGGCGGCGAGTCGGGCCGGGTGTACGCGGTCGTCCACGACGGCGACCGGACGAGCGTCACCGACAGCGTCGAACTCCACCCGGACGGCGACGTCCACCTGCCGAACCGCGCGCCGGAGTGGATGCACGACGGGGTAATGTATCAGATCTTCACCCGGTCGTGGGCCGGCGAGCGCGGCGCGACCACCTTCGACAGCCTGATCGACGGCGACGACGTCGCCCGCGGTGTCGACTACCTCGAGGAACTCGGGATCGATGCCGTCTGGCTCACGCCGATCCATCCCGCCGTCAGCGCCGAGCGCGACTTGCCCGGCGGCGGACCGCACGGCTACGACATCACCGACTACTTCGGTGTCGCAGACGACCTCGCGCCGGCGGGAACCGACCCGCTGTCGGCGTACCGCGAGTTCGTCGACGCTTGCCACGATCGGGACATCAGGGTGGTGCTCGATCTCGTCGTCAACCACGGCGGCCGCACGCTTCCGGAGTTCCAGGACACGATCGCCAGCCAGACCGAGGAGCCCGAGTACTGGCCGATCGTCGAGGAGTGGGACCGCGACTCCCCGTACTTCGACTGGTTCGACCGCATCGACACGCCCCGGGAGTACGAGGGACGGCAGCTCGAGCCCGCCCCGTTTGCCACCGGGTTCTGGAACCTCCAGCTCCACCCGAACTTCAACTTCGACAACGTCGCGCTCCGGGAGTACATGCTCGCAGTCGCCGAGTTCTGGTCGGGGGAGGTCGGCGTCGACGGCTTCCGGTGTGACATCGCGTGGGGCGTCCCCCACAGCTTCTGGAAGGACCTCCGGGAGGTCGTTCGTGCGAACAACTCGGCGTTCCTGCTGCTCGACGAGGCGATCCCGAACGACCCGGCGTTCTCGGAAAACGAGTTCGACATGCACTTCGACACCGACGGGTTCACCGTCCCGGCCCACGCGGTCGCCCGCGGCGAGGCAGCCGGCGCCGACCTGTTCGACCGAGTCAGGGACCGCAGGCGTCAGGGCTTCCCCGATTACTCGCTTATCTTGAACGCCGTCGAGAACCACGACGAGTACCGTGTCCTCAACGAAGCGCTGGACGGTTCCCGTGACGACCCCAAAAAGGCCCAGCGGGCGGTGTGGGCAGCCGGCGTCACCCTCCCCGGGGTGCCGCACATCTACTACGGGATGGAGCGGGCGATCTCCGTCAACGGGGAGGGCCGTCACATGGGCGAAGCCGACCATCGCGACGGTGACGTCCATCCCGGCGGCAAGCAGCGCGCGTTCATGAACTGGTCGGAGTACGACGAGGGGCATCTCGACTTTTATCAGTCCCTCGTGGCCGCGTACCAGGAACTGGACGTCCTGAAACCGGATGCGACGCTGTCGGGCGCGTGGTACAACTCCGCGAGCGACGTCCTCGTGTTCGGCCGGGACGCGGGCGATATCGACGACGTCGACGGTCCAGAACGGGTCGTGGTCGTCGTCAACTTCGAGGCCGGACCCGCACAGGTGTTCCTCCGCCCCAGCGTCGGCGGGGTCGATCACGTCTCCGGCGAGGATATAAGCGTGGAGACGCTCAGCGACGCCCGCGCTGTGGAGGTCGAAACGATCGCCGTACTCGAGACGCCGGATCTGCTCGAGATCGGCAGCCCGATCTCCGAACCCGACGTCGAGTCGGGAACCGACTACGGCGCCGACGAGTACGTCTACCCGACGGGCGAGGAGTACGTCGACGGGGCGTTCGACCTCGCGGCCTTCGGCGTCCACGAGACGCCCGACGCCTACCAGTTCCGGGCGGAGATCGACGGCGACCTGACGAACCCGTGGGAGCTTCCGGGCGGGTTCTCGCTGCAGCACCTGCAGGTGTACGTCCGGGACCCGGAGCGCGACGACGGCACGACGGTCGCCCGCGAGGGCGTCAACGCCGAACTCGCGGCGCCGTACCAGTACCGTGTCGTCGCCGACGGCGAGCACGGTAGCCGGGTCGAATCGCCGGATGGAGAGCTGCTTGCAGCGGGAGAGGTGAAGACGAACGAGGTCACGGGCGCGATCGTCGCCGAGGTCCCGAAGTGGGCATTCGACGCCGACGTCGAGGACCTCTCGGTCGCGCCGCTCCTTCTGGGATACGACTCCGACGCGCCCGGCGATGTCCGCCCCGTCGAGGCCGAAGCGGGCCCGGACGTCTTCGGCGGCGGCCGGGACGACGACGCCAACCCGAACGTGATCGACCTGGTCGTCGACGTCGACATCGACCGCGAGACGGCCCTTTCGTACGATTCCGACTCGCCGGCTGAGATCGGGTACGTTCCCCTGGTCACTCCGTTCGAGGAGGTGGCGACCTTCGATGTCGAGACTGGAACCGGCAACGGGCCCGGAACCTACGAGATACCGACCGGCGATGACTACTACGAGGGAGCGTGGGACATCGACCGGCTGGAGGTCCACGAATCGCGGGACAGGGTCCGGTTCGACTACCGATTTACGGAACCCCTCGAGAACCCCTGGGAGTTCGACGTCGGATTCAGCCACCAGCTCCCGCAGGTGTACGTGTTCGATCCCGAAACGGACGATCCCGCCACGACCCAGGGGAGAACCGCGACCAATGTCGCCTTCGAGGCGCCGTACAACTACCGGGTGAACGTCAATCCCGAGGCGGGCGCAGGTGTCGAGGACGCCGCCGGCGAGGGCGTCACCCGGGACGTATCCGTCGACGCCGACCAGCACACGATCCGGTTCGACGTTCCGAAGGCCGCGATCGGGTGGGACCGCGAGACGGGGGTGGCGATCGCCGCGGTCGTCTGTCCGTTCGACGGCTTCGGCGAGGGCGGCCTCCGGGCGATCGCCGCGGAGGCCGACACCCACGTCATCGGCGGGGGCGAGGACGGCGTCCCGAACCCGAAGGTGATGGATCTGATCACGCCCGAGGAGGTCGATCGATCCGGGGCGTTCGGCGAGTACGACGCCGACTCGCCGCCGGTTTTGCCGTACGTCACCCTCGGCGACCTGACGCGGGAGGAACTGCTCGAGGCGGCCGGCGAGCCTGACGACGAGGACGCCGCAGGAGAAACCGAGGGGGAAACAGACGAGGAGGGCGACGAGACGGACGACGAAACGGAGACGGATCCCGAGACGCCGACGGAACCGGCGGAGACCGACACCGAGACGCCCGGATTCGGGATCGGCGCGGGTGCGGCGGCAGTCGGCGCGGCGGGATGGGCAGCGAAGTCGCTCGCGGAGCGACGCGCCGGCGACGAGGACGATCGGGAGTGA
- a CDS encoding carbohydrate ABC transporter permease, whose product MASSTAGGKAALERVGESVPFTRRDWGLLLVVPGVILFSSFMLYPIFYLFYISLTDATFAGSVIGGGAELTGLDNYVKLLTDSQFWTSMSVTWLFVAVSLVIKVFVSVGIALLLNHARVAGKRYMRAIVIVPLGFPAIFTITIWRGMFSDARFGVFNVVLGRYNELVQWIVSGIDAAVFFASVSAPQALLVDIPIGFLSGRWEAFFAYVVTEVWLAYPFMVIIIVSALQDVPRELNEAAMVDGAGYLHRFVNVTLPAIKRPVLFASILTGATSFQQFLIPWVFNQGGPARQNELIIVYGYREAITFNEFGLSAAILIIAIAFIGVFMYFAVKYGRLAEGVDDS is encoded by the coding sequence ATGGCTTCTTCCACAGCCGGAGGGAAGGCCGCCCTCGAGAGGGTCGGCGAGTCGGTACCGTTTACGAGACGTGACTGGGGACTGTTGCTCGTCGTACCCGGAGTCATTCTGTTCTCCAGTTTCATGCTGTACCCCATCTTCTATCTGTTCTACATCTCGCTCACCGACGCGACGTTCGCGGGGTCGGTCATCGGTGGCGGCGCCGAGCTCACCGGCCTCGACAACTACGTCAAGTTGCTGACCGACTCGCAGTTCTGGACGTCGATGTCGGTCACGTGGCTGTTCGTCGCCGTCTCGCTCGTGATCAAGGTGTTCGTCTCCGTCGGCATCGCTTTGCTTTTGAACCACGCGCGGGTCGCCGGCAAGCGGTACATGCGCGCCATCGTCATCGTACCGCTCGGCTTCCCGGCCATCTTCACGATCACCATCTGGCGAGGAATGTTCAGCGACGCCCGATTCGGTGTGTTCAACGTGGTTCTCGGTCGGTACAACGAACTCGTCCAGTGGATCGTTTCCGGAATCGACGCCGCGGTCTTCTTCGCGAGCGTCTCCGCGCCGCAGGCGCTGCTCGTCGACATCCCGATCGGCTTTCTGAGCGGGCGCTGGGAGGCGTTTTTCGCATACGTCGTGACCGAGGTATGGCTCGCGTACCCCTTTATGGTGATCATCATCGTGAGCGCGCTCCAGGACGTCCCCCGTGAGCTCAACGAGGCGGCAATGGTCGACGGCGCGGGCTACCTGCATCGCTTCGTGAACGTGACGCTGCCGGCGATCAAACGGCCGGTGCTTTTCGCGTCGATCCTCACCGGCGCGACCTCCTTCCAGCAGTTCCTGATCCCATGGGTGTTCAACCAGGGCGGTCCGGCGAGACAGAACGAACTGATCATCGTGTACGGCTACCGGGAGGCGATCACGTTCAACGAGTTCGGGCTCTCGGCGGCGATCCTGATCATCGCGATCGCGTTCATCGGGGTGTTCATGTACTTCGCCGTGAAGTACGGGCGCCTCGCCGAGGGGGTGGATGACTCGTGA
- a CDS encoding extracellular solute-binding protein, producing the protein MDRRRRTLLKAIGGSTALATLAGCVTTEEEPDGAGQDDETDPDGEADSDDEAATGQAMMWVDMLEAEEDDLEDYIAEFEAETGHVIDKEAPGGELDEQLETAIPAGDGPDSWVWAHDWVGRFAVREEPPFLYDATDDIDVDLDAYTGAARDAVQFDGGLYGLPFASETVTLFYNEDMVSEPPETFDEMVEIMNDYHDPAAGEYGLSYPATDPYFASGFLQAYGGDLYDEGAHEVGVDSDEVKQGLEALETLFDYIPADPSYESQIVAFADGLAPFAINGPWELGNLVEEIDNLGVTALPTVDGNHPRTFSGVQMFYFSSMLADGDQSTVDAITDFVEWYTTNEEVVSNNADHHGYIPVLEELVEGNDLPANVQAFAQQVDHGVPMPTHPNMDSVWIPVEEALSRVFDDEQDRDAALDQAAEEIREQI; encoded by the coding sequence ATGGACAGGAGACGTCGGACGCTGCTCAAGGCGATTGGCGGATCGACCGCGCTCGCGACGCTCGCGGGCTGTGTGACAACCGAGGAAGAGCCCGACGGGGCGGGTCAAGACGACGAGACGGATCCTGACGGCGAGGCAGATTCGGACGACGAGGCGGCCACCGGCCAGGCGATGATGTGGGTCGACATGCTCGAGGCCGAGGAGGACGACCTCGAGGACTACATCGCGGAGTTCGAGGCCGAGACCGGCCACGTCATCGACAAGGAGGCTCCCGGTGGCGAACTCGACGAACAGCTCGAGACGGCGATCCCCGCCGGCGACGGGCCGGACTCGTGGGTCTGGGCCCACGACTGGGTCGGCCGATTCGCGGTCCGTGAAGAGCCGCCGTTCCTGTACGACGCGACCGACGACATCGACGTCGATCTCGACGCGTACACCGGCGCCGCACGGGACGCGGTCCAGTTCGACGGTGGCCTGTACGGGCTCCCGTTCGCCTCCGAGACGGTCACCCTGTTTTACAACGAGGACATGGTCTCGGAGCCGCCGGAGACGTTCGACGAGATGGTCGAGATCATGAACGACTACCACGACCCCGCTGCCGGAGAGTACGGTCTCTCCTATCCCGCGACGGACCCGTACTTCGCGAGCGGCTTCCTGCAGGCGTACGGCGGCGATCTCTACGACGAGGGCGCCCACGAGGTCGGCGTCGATTCCGACGAGGTCAAGCAGGGGCTGGAGGCGCTGGAGACGCTGTTCGACTACATCCCGGCGGACCCGAGCTACGAGTCACAGATCGTCGCCTTCGCCGACGGCCTCGCGCCGTTTGCGATCAACGGTCCGTGGGAGCTCGGGAACCTCGTCGAGGAAATCGACAACCTCGGCGTCACGGCACTGCCCACCGTCGACGGGAACCATCCGCGGACGTTCTCGGGGGTCCAGATGTTCTACTTCAGCTCCATGCTGGCCGACGGTGATCAGTCGACCGTCGACGCGATTACCGACTTCGTGGAGTGGTACACGACGAACGAGGAGGTCGTCTCCAACAACGCCGACCACCACGGCTACATCCCGGTGCTCGAGGAACTCGTCGAGGGTAACGACCTGCCGGCGAACGTGCAGGCGTTCGCCCAGCAGGTCGATCACGGCGTTCCGATGCCGACTCATCCGAACATGGACAGTGTGTGGATCCCGGTGGAGGAAGCGCTGAGCCGCGTGTTCGACGACGAACAGGACCGCGATGCCGCGCTCGACCAGGCCGCCGAGGAGATCCGCGAGCAGATCTGA
- a CDS encoding glycoside hydrolase family 13 protein: protein MAILREAVHHRPECEYAYAHDESTVHVRLRTKRGDLRRCRILYGDKYDWPDSAERKRMRKVGSDERFDYWQAAVEPPHRRLCYAFHLSEGNTDESRSGGVDDEQLWLTEWGFEPGSADGLPTAGKTEPRHYFEYPYLHPADANDPPEWVSDAVFYQIFPERFANGDPDRDPDDVEKWGELPDRDSFFGGDLQGIVDNLDYLDGLGITALYLTPIFEAPSNHKYDTTDYMRIDPHFGDEETLRRLVDGAHDRGMRVMLDAVFNHCGWTFEPFQDVVENGPDSEYTDWFHVNEFPIEFEPRPSYDTFAFVPQMPKLNTENPEVREYLLEVATHWVEEFGIDGWRLDVANEVDHQFWRELRREVKAIDPEVYILGEVWHDARPWLRGDQFDAAMNYPFSEAVHAFLTEREIDAGRFADKATRFLMRHPDRTNGVLFNLLGSHDTPRLRRRCDDDERCVRLALLLLFTFRGVPCVYYGDEVGMTGGDDPDCRRPMVWDESEQNTALRRFLEELIELRSDHRPLRRGRVRFDRDRTSREVLVFRRILPGDGPGDGDADREENGDGEDAITVAINRGNEPAVVPLEDERGTFLFETGEAMGDGSQLEIGDGTVVIPARGGGAWT from the coding sequence ATGGCGATACTGCGGGAGGCGGTCCATCACCGGCCCGAATGCGAGTACGCATACGCTCACGACGAGTCGACAGTGCACGTCAGGCTCCGGACGAAGCGAGGGGACCTGCGGCGGTGTCGGATCCTCTACGGCGACAAGTACGACTGGCCCGACAGTGCGGAACGAAAGCGGATGCGAAAGGTGGGCAGCGACGAGCGGTTCGACTACTGGCAGGCCGCAGTGGAGCCGCCACACCGGCGGCTCTGCTACGCGTTCCACCTCTCGGAGGGCAACACCGACGAAAGCCGGAGCGGTGGTGTAGACGACGAACAGCTGTGGCTCACGGAGTGGGGATTCGAACCGGGTTCAGCCGACGGGCTACCGACGGCAGGGAAGACGGAGCCGCGCCACTACTTCGAGTATCCGTATCTCCACCCGGCGGACGCCAACGATCCGCCGGAGTGGGTGAGCGACGCCGTCTTCTATCAGATCTTTCCGGAGCGGTTCGCGAACGGCGACCCCGACCGTGATCCGGATGACGTCGAAAAGTGGGGCGAACTGCCCGATCGCGACAGCTTCTTCGGCGGCGACCTGCAGGGGATCGTCGACAACCTCGACTACCTCGACGGCCTCGGGATCACGGCGCTGTATCTCACCCCGATCTTCGAGGCCCCCTCGAACCACAAGTACGATACGACCGACTACATGCGGATCGATCCTCACTTCGGCGACGAGGAGACCTTGCGACGGCTCGTGGACGGGGCGCACGACCGCGGGATGCGGGTGATGCTCGACGCCGTCTTCAACCACTGCGGCTGGACGTTCGAGCCGTTCCAGGACGTCGTCGAGAACGGGCCCGACTCGGAGTACACCGACTGGTTTCACGTCAACGAGTTCCCGATCGAGTTCGAACCGCGGCCCAGCTACGACACCTTCGCGTTCGTCCCGCAGATGCCGAAGCTGAACACCGAGAACCCCGAGGTTCGGGAGTACCTCCTCGAGGTGGCCACCCACTGGGTCGAGGAGTTCGGGATCGACGGGTGGCGTCTCGACGTCGCAAACGAGGTCGACCACCAGTTCTGGCGGGAGCTACGTCGGGAGGTGAAGGCGATCGATCCAGAGGTCTACATCCTCGGGGAAGTCTGGCACGACGCGCGTCCCTGGCTCCGGGGAGACCAGTTCGACGCCGCTATGAACTACCCGTTCTCGGAGGCGGTACACGCGTTCCTGACGGAACGGGAGATCGACGCGGGGAGGTTCGCCGACAAAGCCACCCGGTTCCTCATGCGACACCCCGATCGGACGAACGGGGTGCTGTTCAACCTGCTGGGGAGCCACGACACGCCGCGGCTACGGCGCCGGTGTGACGACGATGAACGGTGCGTCAGGCTCGCGTTGCTGCTGCTTTTCACGTTCCGGGGCGTGCCGTGCGTCTATTACGGTGACGAAGTGGGGATGACCGGCGGAGATGACCCGGACTGCCGGCGGCCGATGGTGTGGGACGAATCCGAGCAGAACACCGCGTTGCGTCGGTTCCTCGAGGAGCTAATCGAACTACGCAGCGACCACCGGCCGCTTCGCCGGGGGCGGGTACGTTTCGACCGCGACCGAACGAGCCGGGAGGTGCTCGTGTTCCGCCGCATCCTGCCGGGGGACGGCCCCGGCGACGGAGACGCCGATCGCGAAGAGAACGGCGACGGTGAGGACGCGATTACGGTGGCCATCAATCGCGGGAACGAGCCGGCGGTGGTTCCGCTCGAGGACGAACGCGGGACTTTCCTGTTCGAGACTGGGGAAGCGATGGGGGACGGTTCGCAACTGGAGATCGGCGACGGGACCGTCGTCATTCCGGCACGCGGCGGCGGCGCGTGGACGTAG
- a CDS encoding sugar ABC transporter permease, whose amino-acid sequence MSAIRSTVNLLYGKLVHFAATPKRFGVMIQRTIYDVRTGQRSVLDVAKSVLMTLVGVVMLLVLLFPLYWITTASLAEGTRLFNTAGIFPDPATYNLQAYHWVVFESDFFFVDGDWGYPQLVIGGGGLIPLSVGWAGTETGPGALFNSLYIVSVTLAAGFLMVVPGAYAFSRKSFIARKRILYGYVLFTQIGAGLSIATLVALYSLFSAYGLTNNLFILGLFYAAGAIPFNTWLLKTYMDNIPVSYEEAAMVDGASFLQTIREVIIPLTKPGLAVILIFIWLAGWNEFIIAQTLLSPENYPLSVELYNLATEGRFQTPWTRFAAFANLFALPVAIVYFMAQRSVESGLSFGGMEG is encoded by the coding sequence GTGAGCGCGATCCGTTCGACTGTGAACCTGCTTTACGGCAAGCTCGTTCACTTCGCAGCCACGCCCAAGCGGTTCGGCGTCATGATCCAGCGGACGATTTACGACGTCCGGACGGGGCAACGTAGCGTCCTGGACGTCGCAAAGAGCGTCCTGATGACGCTCGTCGGCGTCGTCATGCTGCTCGTGTTGCTGTTCCCGCTGTACTGGATCACCACCGCGTCGCTCGCGGAAGGCACCCGGCTGTTCAACACCGCCGGGATCTTCCCGGATCCAGCGACGTACAACCTGCAAGCGTACCACTGGGTCGTCTTCGAATCCGACTTCTTCTTCGTCGACGGCGACTGGGGCTACCCCCAGCTCGTGATCGGTGGAGGTGGACTGATCCCGTTGAGCGTCGGCTGGGCAGGAACCGAAACCGGTCCGGGGGCGCTTTTCAACAGCCTCTACATCGTCTCGGTGACGCTTGCGGCCGGCTTCCTCATGGTCGTGCCCGGTGCGTACGCGTTCTCCCGGAAGAGCTTCATCGCCCGCAAGCGGATCCTCTACGGCTATGTGCTGTTCACCCAGATCGGCGCCGGGCTGTCGATCGCGACGCTCGTGGCGCTGTACTCCCTTTTCAGTGCGTACGGCCTGACGAACAACCTCTTTATCCTCGGGCTGTTCTACGCCGCAGGGGCGATCCCGTTCAACACCTGGCTGTTGAAGACGTACATGGACAACATCCCCGTCTCCTACGAGGAGGCGGCGATGGTCGACGGTGCGAGCTTCCTGCAGACGATCCGGGAGGTTATCATCCCGCTGACGAAGCCGGGGCTCGCCGTCATCCTGATCTTCATCTGGCTCGCCGGGTGGAACGAGTTCATCATCGCTCAGACGCTTCTCTCCCCGGAGAACTATCCGCTCTCCGTCGAGCTGTACAACCTCGCGACCGAGGGTCGGTTCCAGACGCCGTGGACGCGCTTTGCGGCGTTCGCGAACCTGTTCGCGCTCCCGGTTGCGATCGTCTACTTCATGGCACAGCGATCCGTCGAGAGCGGCCTCTCCTTCGGCGGCATGGAGGGATAA